The proteins below are encoded in one region of Dyella jiangningensis:
- a CDS encoding RimK family protein — MTRLVIVVEKASDWSSYYPSVDVVTAMDYLREPVGADEERTHVINLCRSYKYLGTGYYVSLLAEARGHRVMPTVRTVNDLRRRSLYGLDIEDLSTKLTHFLPAGGRDTTDFGILVYFGQTAYPALQDLARQVFEMFPCPLLRIEFERDRVWQVSAIKPVGLHTLVDQQEDAFAEELDRFSKKLWRKPKARKQFRYDIAMLVDPAEAMPPSNKKALKAFITAGKEMGIEVDPINKNDYQRLAEYDGLFIRETTASDNHTYRFAHRAEREGMVVIDDPASILRCTNKIFLNDLMISRKLAVPRTEILYRDDTKGLKDVASRLGYPLVLKIPDGSFSRGVVKVENEQALGKATAELFQHSALLLAQEFVYTEFDWRIGVLNNEALYACKYYMSRGHWQIYNHGAKGTAKSGGFETIPVREAPAEVVKLALKATQAVGDGLYGVDLKQVGDKPVVIEVNDNPSIDAGVEDAYLGEELYGRIMQDFLRRMERKRLGIVD, encoded by the coding sequence ATGACTCGTCTCGTCATCGTCGTCGAGAAAGCTTCCGACTGGAGTTCCTACTACCCCTCCGTCGACGTCGTCACCGCCATGGACTACCTGCGCGAGCCGGTGGGCGCCGATGAAGAGCGCACGCACGTCATCAACCTGTGCCGTAGCTACAAGTACCTGGGCACGGGCTACTACGTCTCACTGTTGGCGGAGGCGCGTGGACATCGCGTGATGCCCACCGTGCGCACGGTGAACGATCTGCGCCGTCGATCGCTGTACGGCCTGGACATCGAGGACCTGAGCACCAAGCTCACGCATTTCCTGCCGGCCGGCGGACGCGACACCACCGACTTCGGCATCCTGGTCTACTTCGGCCAGACCGCGTATCCCGCGCTGCAGGATCTTGCGCGTCAGGTCTTCGAAATGTTCCCGTGCCCGCTGCTGCGCATCGAGTTCGAGCGCGACCGCGTATGGCAGGTGAGCGCGATCAAGCCGGTGGGCCTGCACACGCTGGTGGACCAGCAGGAAGACGCCTTCGCCGAAGAACTCGACCGCTTCAGCAAGAAGCTGTGGCGCAAGCCCAAGGCGCGCAAGCAATTCCGCTACGACATCGCGATGCTGGTCGATCCGGCCGAGGCGATGCCGCCGTCGAACAAAAAGGCGCTGAAGGCCTTCATCACGGCGGGCAAGGAGATGGGGATCGAAGTCGACCCCATCAACAAGAACGACTACCAGCGCCTGGCCGAATACGATGGGCTCTTCATCCGCGAGACCACGGCCAGCGACAACCACACCTATCGCTTCGCGCATCGCGCCGAGCGCGAAGGCATGGTGGTGATCGACGATCCGGCGTCGATCCTCCGCTGCACCAACAAGATCTTCCTCAACGACCTGATGATCTCGCGCAAGCTTGCGGTGCCGCGTACGGAGATCCTCTATCGCGATGACACCAAAGGTCTGAAGGACGTCGCCAGCCGCCTTGGCTATCCGCTGGTGCTGAAGATTCCCGACGGCTCGTTTTCGCGCGGCGTGGTGAAGGTGGAAAACGAGCAGGCGCTGGGCAAGGCCACCGCCGAACTGTTCCAGCACAGCGCGCTGCTGCTGGCGCAGGAATTCGTCTATACCGAATTCGACTGGCGCATCGGCGTGCTCAACAACGAAGCGCTGTACGCCTGCAAGTACTACATGTCGCGCGGCCACTGGCAGATCTACAACCACGGCGCGAAAGGCACCGCGAAATCAGGCGGTTTCGAGACCATTCCCGTGCGCGAGGCGCCGGCCGAAGTGGTGAAGCTCGCGCTCAAGGCCACGCAGGCCGTGGGCGACGGCCTCTACGGCGTGGACCTCAAGCAGGTCGGCGACAAGCCGGTGGTGATCGAAGTGAACGACAACCCGTCGATCGATGCCGGCGTGGAAGACGCGTATCTCGGCGAAGAGCTGTACGGTCGCATCATGCAGGACTTCCTGCGGCGCATGGAGCGCAAGCGCCTGGGCATCGTCGACTAG
- a CDS encoding GNAT family N-acetyltransferase, which yields MTPMPATAAVRVRRAELSDLDDLVALEESSFATDRLSREQYRRHLDSETAQVLVASANHRRFLGTAVVFFRKGSKVARLYSIATHAEARGKGVGSALLEASEQLAKRRGCKVLRLEVRTDNAVAIRLYERLGYDRIGRYARYYGDGADAWRYEKKVG from the coding sequence ATGACCCCCATGCCCGCGACCGCCGCCGTACGCGTGCGCCGTGCCGAACTCTCCGATCTCGATGACCTGGTGGCGCTGGAAGAGAGCAGCTTCGCCACCGACCGCCTGAGCCGCGAGCAGTATCGGCGGCATCTCGACAGCGAAACCGCCCAGGTACTGGTCGCCAGCGCCAACCACCGCCGTTTCCTGGGCACCGCCGTGGTGTTCTTCCGCAAGGGCTCGAAGGTGGCGCGGCTGTATTCCATCGCCACCCATGCGGAGGCCCGTGGCAAGGGCGTGGGCTCGGCGCTGCTGGAAGCCTCCGAGCAACTGGCCAAGCGACGCGGGTGCAAAGTGTTGCGGCTGGAGGTGCGTACGGACAATGCCGTGGCGATCCGACTCTACGAGCGACTGGGCTACGACCGCATCGGGCGTTATGCGCGGTACTACGGCGATGGAGCGGATGCGTGGCGGTATGAGAAGAAGGTGGGGTGA
- the lptM gene encoding LPS translocon maturation chaperone LptM, whose product MRRLHLLLPLCSTLALLAGCGNKGPLYMPKPTPAPAAAPVAPAPKPVTPAPNAVRGFVTDMTAFDAFIATHPTPDQFRANYPDVLLVLPGTVATREFRTNNSRYFAELDKDGRISGGKFM is encoded by the coding sequence ATGCGTCGACTTCACCTGCTGCTTCCGCTGTGCTCCACGCTGGCCCTGCTGGCCGGCTGCGGCAACAAGGGGCCGCTGTACATGCCCAAGCCCACGCCAGCACCCGCCGCAGCGCCGGTGGCCCCCGCGCCGAAGCCGGTCACGCCGGCACCCAATGCCGTGCGCGGTTTCGTGACCGACATGACGGCGTTCGACGCTTTCATCGCCACGCATCCGACGCCTGACCAGTTCCGCGCGAACTATCCGGACGTGCTGCTGGTACTGCCGGGCACGGTCGCCACGCGCGAGTTCCGCACCAACAACAGCCGCTATTTCGCCGAGCTCGACAAGGACGGTCGCATCTCCGGCGGCAAGTTCATGTGA
- the dapF gene encoding diaminopimelate epimerase, protein MKLPFSKMHGIGNDFVMVDCRQQPFALSEAQIRDIADRHTGVGFDQLISIEPPRDPSCAFYYGIWNADGSPSGQCGNGVRCVAAWLHRAGELAIGDMVKVESPSGPVTVRLNGPNEVTVDMGVPSFDPATIPFIANAEADRYGIDVGDEVLEIGALSMGNPHAVVVVPDLHAPSLFRLGPLLTTHERFPQGANTGFVQVMGRELLRLRVHERGSGWTMACGTGACAAMAVMRLRGEVDERVHVELPGGTLTIEWEGPGHTLWMTGPATFVFEGEWLGNAPTH, encoded by the coding sequence ATGAAGCTGCCGTTCTCCAAGATGCACGGCATCGGCAACGACTTCGTCATGGTCGATTGCCGCCAGCAGCCGTTCGCGTTGAGCGAGGCGCAGATCCGCGACATCGCCGATCGCCACACCGGCGTGGGCTTCGACCAGCTGATCAGCATCGAGCCGCCGCGCGATCCGTCGTGCGCGTTCTACTACGGCATCTGGAATGCCGACGGCTCGCCCTCGGGCCAGTGCGGCAACGGCGTGCGCTGCGTGGCCGCATGGCTGCACCGCGCGGGCGAGCTGGCCATCGGCGACATGGTGAAGGTGGAAAGTCCCTCCGGGCCGGTGACGGTGCGTCTCAACGGTCCCAACGAGGTGACCGTGGACATGGGCGTGCCTTCGTTCGATCCGGCGACCATTCCCTTCATCGCGAACGCCGAAGCGGATCGCTACGGCATCGACGTCGGCGACGAGGTGCTGGAGATCGGCGCGCTCTCGATGGGCAATCCGCACGCGGTAGTGGTGGTGCCTGATCTGCATGCGCCGTCGCTATTCCGCCTCGGTCCTTTGCTCACCACGCACGAGCGTTTTCCCCAAGGCGCCAACACGGGCTTCGTCCAGGTCATGGGGCGCGAGCTCCTGCGCCTGCGCGTGCACGAGCGCGGCAGCGGCTGGACCATGGCCTGTGGCACCGGCGCCTGCGCCGCCATGGCGGTGATGCGCCTGCGCGGCGAAGTGGATGAACGCGTGCACGTGGAACTGCCCGGCGGCACGCTGACCATCGAATGGGAAGGGCCCGGGCATACGCTGTGGATGACCGGTCCGGCCACCTTCGTGTTCGAGGGTGAATGGCTGGGCAACGCTCCCACTCATTGA
- a CDS encoding DUF484 family protein, with amino-acid sequence MSDSALAETMSASDVAAYLRRHPEFLTDFPDLAAQLTLPREQGSVASLAAYQLQSLREKNAELERQLASLISIAADNERLMQRIHDLNVAVLRASTPAVAARSVVTRLGEDFQTDHVRLVLFGNIGLPPADWLVHVPGGRASMPEFADFLANHEPVAGRLSAERLYRLFGDRAPDIRSSAIMPLGEFGILAIGSGDADHFQPGMGTLFLKMIAATVSAALRRSQEGV; translated from the coding sequence ATGTCCGACTCCGCACTCGCCGAAACCATGAGCGCCAGCGACGTGGCGGCCTACCTGCGCCGGCACCCGGAGTTCCTCACCGACTTTCCCGACCTCGCCGCCCAGCTCACGCTGCCACGCGAACAGGGCTCGGTCGCCTCGCTCGCGGCCTACCAGCTACAGAGCCTGCGCGAGAAGAACGCCGAGCTGGAACGCCAGCTCGCCAGCCTGATCAGCATCGCCGCCGACAACGAGCGCCTGATGCAGCGCATCCACGACCTCAACGTGGCCGTGCTGCGCGCCAGCACGCCCGCCGTGGCCGCGCGCAGCGTGGTAACGCGCCTGGGCGAGGATTTCCAGACCGACCACGTGCGCCTGGTGCTGTTCGGCAACATCGGCTTGCCGCCGGCGGACTGGCTGGTCCATGTGCCCGGCGGCCGTGCATCGATGCCGGAGTTTGCCGATTTCCTCGCCAACCACGAACCGGTTGCCGGCCGCCTCTCGGCCGAGCGCCTGTATCGCCTGTTCGGTGATCGCGCGCCGGACATCCGCTCCAGCGCGATCATGCCGCTGGGCGAGTTCGGCATCCTCGCCATCGGCAGCGGCGACGCGGACCACTTCCAGCCCGGCATGGGCACGCTGTTCCTCAAGATGATCGCAGCCACCGTCTCGGCGGCGCTGCGGCGCTCGCAGGAAGGCGTGTAA
- the xerC gene encoding tyrosine recombinase XerC, translated as MKPQEQVDAWLARLGNERKASIHTVDGYRRDLSKLLRWMDAQGIDSFDRLEPNRMRGFVAGEHRGGLSPKSLQRLLSSCRSLFRHLTREGSLGHDPLAGVRGPKVHRKLPEVLDVDEATLLVEAQAEGALNLRDRAMMELFYSSGLRLSELTGLRWIDLDLQAGEVRVLGKGSKTRIVPVGRHAVTALRALGEAEGVVPEQPVFKGRGGEPINPRTVQLRLKQIALVQGMPKRVHPHLLRHTFASHMLESSGDLRAVQELLGHADIATTQIYTHLDFQHLAKVYDAAHPRAKRK; from the coding sequence ATGAAGCCGCAGGAACAGGTCGACGCCTGGCTCGCCCGTCTGGGCAACGAGCGCAAGGCGTCGATACACACGGTAGATGGCTACCGGCGCGACCTGTCCAAGCTGTTGCGCTGGATGGATGCGCAGGGCATCGACAGCTTCGATCGCCTCGAACCCAACCGCATGCGGGGCTTCGTCGCCGGCGAGCATCGCGGCGGCCTCTCGCCCAAGAGCCTCCAACGACTGCTGTCTTCGTGCCGCAGCCTGTTCCGCCACCTGACCCGCGAAGGGTCGCTCGGCCATGACCCGCTGGCCGGCGTGCGCGGCCCCAAGGTGCACCGCAAGCTGCCCGAAGTGCTGGACGTGGACGAAGCCACCCTGCTGGTGGAGGCGCAGGCCGAAGGCGCGCTGAACCTGCGCGACCGGGCGATGATGGAACTGTTCTATTCCTCGGGCCTGCGCCTGTCCGAGCTGACCGGGCTGCGCTGGATCGACCTGGACCTGCAGGCGGGCGAAGTGCGCGTGCTCGGCAAGGGCAGCAAGACGCGCATCGTGCCCGTGGGGCGGCATGCCGTGACGGCCTTGCGTGCGTTGGGCGAGGCCGAGGGCGTGGTGCCCGAGCAGCCCGTGTTCAAGGGGCGTGGCGGTGAGCCGATCAACCCGCGCACGGTGCAACTGCGCCTCAAGCAGATCGCCCTGGTGCAGGGCATGCCCAAGCGCGTGCATCCGCACCTGCTGCGCCACACCTTCGCCAGCCACATGCTGGAATCCTCCGGCGACCTGCGCGCCGTGCAGGAACTGCTCGGTCACGCCGACATCGCCACCACGCAGATCTACACCCATCTGGATTTCCAGCACCTGGCCAAGGTGTACGACGCCGCGCATCCTCGGGCCAAGCGGAAGTAG
- the hslV gene encoding ATP-dependent protease subunit HslV has product MESFHATTIVSVRRNGRIVIGGDGQVTLGNTVMKANARKIRRLGKGDVLAGFAGATADAFTLFELFEQKLDKHGGNLTRSAVELAKEWRTDRRLGRLEAMLAVADKDASLLISGNGDVLEPEHGLIAIGSGGPYAQSAALALMENTDLDARAIVERALKIAGDICIYTNHNTTIEEL; this is encoded by the coding sequence ATGGAATCCTTTCACGCCACCACCATTGTCTCGGTGCGCCGTAACGGCCGCATCGTGATCGGCGGCGACGGCCAGGTCACCCTCGGCAACACGGTGATGAAGGCCAATGCGCGCAAGATCCGCCGCCTGGGCAAGGGCGACGTGCTGGCCGGCTTTGCCGGCGCCACGGCGGACGCGTTCACCTTGTTCGAGCTGTTCGAGCAGAAACTGGACAAGCACGGCGGCAACCTCACCCGTTCGGCGGTGGAACTGGCCAAGGAATGGCGTACCGACCGCCGCCTGGGCCGCCTCGAAGCCATGCTGGCGGTCGCCGACAAGGACGCCTCGCTGCTGATTTCCGGCAACGGCGATGTGCTGGAACCCGAGCACGGCTTGATCGCCATCGGCTCCGGCGGCCCCTACGCGCAATCCGCCGCGCTGGCGCTGATGGAGAACACCGACCTGGATGCACGCGCCATTGTCGAGCGTGCGCTCAAGATCGCCGGCGACATCTGCATCTACACCAACCACAACACCACGATCGAAGAGCTGTAA
- the hslU gene encoding ATP-dependent protease ATPase subunit HslU: MSELTPREIVNELDRYIIGQHDAKRAVAIALRNRWRRMQLEPGLRDEVTPKNILMIGPTGVGKTEIARRLATLANAPFVKVEATKFTEVGYVGKDVESIVRDLADVAYKLTREQAMKRVRSVAEDRAEDRILDALLPRRQQPTDWSHDPAPANDAQNDTRQKLRKQLREGALDEREIELDFAMNVGVEIMSPPGMEEMGQQLRQMFQNIGGAKTQQRKLAIKAARPLLVEEEAAKLLNEEEVRTQAMQAAEQNGIVFIDEIDKVAQRSEWGGAGVSREGVQRDLLPLVEGSTVSTKYGPIKTDHMLFIASGAFSLAKPSDLIPELQGRLPIRVELSALSVDDFKRILREPHNALTKQYIALLGTEGVTVQFTETGVDRLAEVAFQVNERTENIGARRLHTVMERLLEKISYEAADKSGENYVIDDEYVDKNLGTLVKDEDLSRYIL; the protein is encoded by the coding sequence ATGTCCGAACTCACTCCCCGCGAAATCGTCAACGAACTCGACCGCTACATCATCGGCCAGCACGACGCCAAGCGCGCCGTGGCCATCGCGCTGCGCAACCGCTGGCGCCGCATGCAGCTGGAACCGGGCCTGCGCGACGAAGTCACGCCCAAGAACATCCTGATGATCGGCCCCACCGGCGTGGGCAAGACCGAGATCGCGCGCCGCCTGGCCACGTTGGCCAACGCGCCGTTCGTGAAGGTCGAAGCCACCAAGTTCACCGAGGTGGGCTATGTCGGCAAGGACGTCGAATCCATCGTGCGCGACCTTGCCGACGTGGCCTACAAGCTCACCCGCGAGCAGGCCATGAAGCGCGTGCGCTCGGTGGCCGAGGACCGCGCCGAGGACCGCATCCTCGACGCGCTGCTGCCACGCCGCCAGCAGCCCACCGACTGGAGCCACGACCCGGCGCCGGCCAACGACGCCCAGAACGACACGCGCCAGAAGCTGCGCAAGCAGCTGCGCGAAGGCGCGCTGGATGAGCGCGAGATCGAACTCGACTTCGCCATGAATGTCGGCGTGGAGATCATGTCGCCGCCGGGCATGGAGGAGATGGGCCAGCAGCTGCGCCAGATGTTCCAGAACATCGGCGGCGCCAAGACCCAGCAGCGCAAGCTGGCCATCAAGGCAGCGCGTCCGCTGCTGGTGGAAGAAGAGGCGGCCAAGCTGCTTAACGAGGAAGAAGTGCGCACGCAGGCCATGCAGGCCGCCGAGCAGAACGGCATCGTCTTCATCGACGAGATCGACAAGGTCGCCCAGCGCTCCGAGTGGGGCGGTGCCGGCGTCAGCCGCGAAGGCGTGCAGCGCGACCTGCTGCCGCTGGTGGAAGGCTCGACGGTGTCGACCAAGTATGGCCCGATCAAGACCGACCACATGCTGTTCATCGCCTCGGGCGCGTTCTCGCTGGCCAAGCCCTCGGACCTGATTCCGGAGCTGCAGGGCCGCCTGCCGATCCGCGTGGAGCTGTCCGCGCTGTCGGTCGATGACTTCAAGCGCATCCTGCGCGAGCCGCATAACGCCTTGACCAAGCAGTACATCGCGCTGCTGGGCACCGAGGGCGTCACGGTGCAGTTCACCGAGACCGGCGTCGACCGCCTGGCCGAGGTCGCCTTCCAGGTGAACGAACGGACCGAGAACATCGGCGCCCGCCGTCTTCACACCGTCATGGAGCGGCTGCTGGAGAAGATTTCTTACGAAGCTGCCGACAAATCCGGTGAAAATTACGTGATCGACGACGAATATGTCGATAAAAACCTCGGAACGCTCGTCAAGGACGAGGATCTGAGCCGTTACATCCTGTAA